Proteins encoded by one window of Synechococcus sp. MVIR-18-1:
- a CDS encoding photosystem II reaction center protein J, with amino-acid sequence MSGKKSNLPDGRIPDRLPDGRPAVAWKSRWTEGTLPLWLVATAGGMAVIFVVGLFFYGSYVGVGSA; translated from the coding sequence ATGAGCGGTAAGAAATCCAATCTGCCAGACGGTCGCATTCCGGATCGTCTTCCCGACGGCCGGCCTGCAGTTGCCTGGAAGTCTCGCTGGACTGAAGGCACTCTTCCTCTTTGGCTTGTTGCCACAGCAGGCGGCATGGCAGTGATCTTTGTTGTGGGCCTATTTTTCTACGGCTCCTATGTGGGTGTAGGTTCTGCCTAA
- a CDS encoding photosystem II reaction center protein L, whose protein sequence is MERNQNPNNLPVELNRTSLYLGLLIVFTTGILFSSYFFN, encoded by the coding sequence ATGGAGCGCAATCAAAACCCCAACAATCTTCCGGTTGAGCTGAACCGTACCAGTCTTTATTTAGGACTGTTGATTGTTTTTACGACTGGAATCCTTTTCTCCAGCTACTTCTTCAACTGA
- the psbF gene encoding cytochrome b559 subunit beta, with translation MTQTPATSTPRNYPIFTVRWLALHTLGVPTVFFLGALAAMQFIRR, from the coding sequence ATGACACAGACTCCCGCCACCTCAACGCCTCGCAATTACCCAATTTTTACGGTGCGTTGGCTCGCTTTGCACACCTTGGGTGTTCCCACAGTTTTTTTCTTGGGTGCCCTAGCTGCGATGCAGTTTATTCGCCGCTAA
- the psbE gene encoding cytochrome b559 subunit alpha yields the protein MAAGSTGERPFFEIITSIRYWVIHAITLPSIFLAGFLFVSTGLAYDAFGTPRPDAYFQASESKAPVVSQRFEGKSELDLRLK from the coding sequence ATGGCTGCCGGCTCCACCGGGGAACGCCCGTTTTTTGAAATCATCACCAGTATTCGCTACTGGGTGATTCATGCGATTACCTTGCCATCCATTTTCTTGGCTGGGTTCCTTTTTGTGTCTACAGGCCTCGCTTACGACGCCTTCGGCACACCTCGTCCAGATGCTTATTTTCAAGCCTCTGAAAGCAAGGCTCCGGTTGTGAGCCAGCGTTTTGAGGGCAAATCTGAACTCGACCTGCGCTTGAAATAA
- a CDS encoding photosynthesis system II assembly factor Ycf48, producing the protein MKQLLTPLFNLFLVACIGLGLGGCVTTRLPMAQSSPWQAIDLNTKGNPLDVAFTSADHGFLVGSNRLILETNDGGANWNERSLDLPEEENFRLISIAFDGDDGWIAGQPGLLMHTTDGGNNWTRLFLDTKLPGEPYLITALGPNTAELATNVGAVYRTSDGGGSWEAEVSDAAGAIRDLRRGPEGGYVSVSSLGNFYAGWAPGQDIWQVHQRVSSQRLQSIGYQPDGKLWMVARGAQIRFNEDDVDNENWGKAIIPITNGYGYMDMAWSDDGAIWAGGGNGTLLVSRDNGDSWERDPEANQTPTNFNRFVFDHSGNQLHAFLLGERGNLLRWSATS; encoded by the coding sequence ATGAAGCAACTGCTTACCCCTCTCTTCAACCTTTTTTTAGTGGCCTGCATTGGCCTCGGACTTGGCGGATGTGTCACCACGCGTCTGCCAATGGCTCAATCCAGCCCTTGGCAAGCGATTGACCTCAACACCAAGGGCAATCCCCTGGATGTGGCCTTCACGAGTGCCGACCATGGCTTCCTAGTGGGAAGTAACAGACTCATTCTTGAAACGAATGATGGCGGCGCCAATTGGAATGAGCGCAGTCTTGATCTTCCCGAAGAAGAGAATTTTCGCCTCATCAGCATCGCCTTCGACGGTGACGATGGCTGGATTGCCGGTCAGCCTGGCTTGCTGATGCACACCACCGATGGTGGCAACAACTGGACTCGGCTTTTCCTTGACACCAAGCTTCCAGGAGAGCCCTACCTAATTACCGCCCTTGGACCGAACACAGCCGAACTGGCTACCAATGTTGGCGCCGTCTATCGCACCAGCGACGGAGGCGGAAGCTGGGAAGCGGAGGTGAGTGACGCAGCAGGGGCGATTCGCGATTTGCGCCGCGGACCTGAAGGCGGATACGTCAGTGTGAGCAGCCTTGGCAACTTCTACGCCGGATGGGCTCCAGGTCAAGACATTTGGCAAGTACACCAACGCGTGAGCAGTCAGCGCCTGCAAAGCATCGGCTACCAACCTGACGGAAAGTTGTGGATGGTGGCTCGAGGCGCTCAGATTCGCTTTAACGAAGACGACGTTGATAACGAGAACTGGGGCAAGGCGATCATCCCTATCACCAATGGCTACGGCTATATGGACATGGCCTGGTCCGATGACGGTGCCATTTGGGCCGGTGGTGGCAATGGGACCTTGCTGGTGAGTCGTGACAACGGCGACAGCTGGGAACGGGATCCCGAAGCGAATCAGACCCCCACGAATTTCAACCGTTTCGTGTTTGATCACAGCGGCAATCAATTGCACGCCTTCCTTCTCGGCGAGCGCGGCAACCTGTTGCGTTGGTCTGCGACAAGCTGA
- a CDS encoding rubredoxin, giving the protein MSDEISPAAEVPAEVPAEVDPPAEELIPAEASEAEAAIDAEAAGEAEASEEEASASADNETSDPRTHRFECRSCGYVYDPNEGVKKLGIVVGTAFEDLDPIGFRCPVCRSRVGAFTDIGPRSKASGFEENLNFGLGVNRLTPGQKNVLIFGGLALGFAFFLSLYSLR; this is encoded by the coding sequence GTGAGCGACGAGATCAGCCCAGCAGCGGAAGTTCCCGCTGAAGTTCCCGCCGAAGTGGACCCCCCCGCAGAGGAGTTAATCCCGGCCGAAGCCAGCGAGGCCGAAGCAGCCATCGACGCCGAAGCAGCCGGCGAAGCTGAAGCCAGCGAAGAAGAGGCAAGCGCCAGCGCAGACAATGAGACATCCGATCCGCGCACGCACCGGTTCGAATGCCGAAGCTGTGGATACGTTTACGACCCCAATGAAGGTGTCAAGAAGCTGGGCATCGTGGTGGGCACCGCTTTTGAAGATCTCGACCCGATCGGATTCCGTTGTCCGGTCTGCCGCAGCAGGGTCGGAGCCTTCACCGACATTGGACCTCGCTCCAAAGCGAGTGGATTTGAGGAAAACCTTAATTTCGGTCTCGGTGTTAACCGCCTCACTCCTGGGCAAAAAAATGTGCTGATTTTTGGCGGCCTCGCCCTCGGCTTTGCTTTCTTCCTCTCCCTTTATTCACTGCGTTGA
- a CDS encoding NAD(P)H-quinone oxidoreductase subunit 3, whose amino-acid sequence MFVLPGYDAFLGFLLIAAAVPVLALVTNKLLAPRSQAGERELTYESGMEPIGGAWIQFNIRYYMFALVFVIFDVETVFLYPWAVAFHRLGLLAFIEALVFITILLVALAYAWRKGALEWS is encoded by the coding sequence ATGTTTGTGCTGCCGGGCTATGACGCATTTCTGGGATTTCTGCTGATTGCAGCAGCAGTGCCGGTCTTGGCGTTGGTGACCAACAAGCTTTTGGCTCCTCGCAGTCAGGCCGGAGAACGGGAGCTCACCTACGAATCCGGGATGGAGCCGATCGGCGGAGCTTGGATTCAATTCAATATTCGCTACTACATGTTTGCCCTTGTCTTCGTCATCTTTGATGTCGAGACGGTCTTCCTTTATCCCTGGGCTGTGGCCTTCCATCGTTTGGGCCTATTGGCATTCATCGAAGCCCTCGTTTTCATTACCATCCTTCTTGTGGCTTTGGCCTATGCATGGCGCAAAGGCGCCCTTGAGTGGAGCTGA
- the nuoB gene encoding NADH-quinone oxidoreductase subunit NuoB, whose translation MTDPITMTSTGESPSIQSLRDLREASCGPVGGAAEGSPTVTNDLSENVILTSLDDLHNWARLSSLWPLLYGTACCFIEFAALLGSRFDFDRFGLVPRSSPRQADLLIVAGTVTMKMGPALVRLYEQMPEPKYVIAMGACTITGGMFSADSTTAVRGVDKLIPVDLYLPGCPPRPEAIFDAVIKLRKKVGNESISDRRQLKQTHRYCTVDHAMVPVEPIVTGAYLRAETQVAALAPGAGVPMPAPEQTESAEPVSSGTSS comes from the coding sequence ATGACCGACCCCATCACCATGACCTCAACCGGCGAAAGTCCTTCGATCCAATCTCTTCGCGACCTTCGTGAGGCGAGTTGTGGGCCGGTTGGTGGTGCTGCAGAGGGCTCGCCCACTGTCACGAACGACCTGAGTGAAAACGTCATCCTGACGAGCTTGGATGACCTACACAATTGGGCACGTCTCAGCAGTCTTTGGCCATTGCTGTACGGGACGGCCTGTTGCTTTATTGAGTTTGCCGCTCTCCTCGGCTCGCGCTTCGACTTTGATCGCTTCGGGCTTGTGCCTCGCAGTTCGCCAAGGCAAGCCGATCTCTTAATCGTGGCTGGCACGGTCACGATGAAAATGGGTCCGGCCTTGGTGCGTCTCTATGAGCAGATGCCAGAGCCGAAATACGTCATCGCGATGGGAGCTTGCACCATCACCGGTGGCATGTTCAGCGCTGACTCCACGACCGCTGTTCGTGGTGTCGATAAGTTGATTCCTGTGGATCTTTACCTTCCGGGATGTCCACCACGGCCTGAAGCGATTTTTGATGCGGTGATCAAGCTGCGTAAAAAGGTTGGCAATGAGTCGATCAGTGATCGCCGCCAGCTCAAGCAAACCCATCGGTATTGCACTGTCGATCACGCCATGGTTCCAGTTGAGCCGATCGTGACCGGTGCCTACTTGCGCGCTGAAACGCAGGTCGCAGCCCTTGCACCTGGAGCTGGGGTCCCGATGCCTGCACCAGAGCAAACTGAGTCCGCTGAGCCCGTCTCCTCAGGTACGTCGTCATGA
- a CDS encoding NAD(P)H-quinone oxidoreductase subunit J: protein MSPNSSEKQSSADVPVAASPQPGPVSQWLNQQGFDHDALDADHLGVEQIGVEALFLQVIAAALKSNGFDYLQCQGGYDEGPGERLVCFYQFVAMAEFIDGKRDTLREVRLKVFLSRGGEPSLPSLYGLFRGADWQERETFDMFGIHFEGHPHPKRLLMPEDWTGWPLRKDYVQPDFYEMQDAY from the coding sequence ATGAGTCCCAATTCTTCCGAGAAGCAGTCGTCTGCTGATGTCCCGGTTGCAGCGTCTCCTCAGCCAGGGCCTGTGAGCCAGTGGCTGAACCAGCAAGGCTTTGACCACGATGCTTTGGATGCTGACCATCTCGGTGTCGAGCAAATCGGGGTTGAAGCTCTCTTCCTGCAAGTGATTGCTGCTGCTTTGAAAAGCAATGGTTTCGACTATTTGCAATGTCAGGGCGGATATGACGAGGGTCCAGGCGAGCGGCTCGTCTGCTTTTATCAGTTTGTGGCGATGGCTGAGTTCATCGATGGCAAGAGAGACACGCTGCGTGAAGTGCGCCTCAAGGTGTTCTTGTCTAGGGGGGGTGAGCCCAGTCTTCCCAGCCTTTATGGCCTCTTCCGTGGCGCGGATTGGCAGGAGCGTGAAACCTTCGACATGTTTGGTATTCACTTCGAAGGTCATCCCCATCCCAAGCGTTTACTGATGCCTGAGGACTGGACGGGTTGGCCGCTGCGCAAGGACTACGTACAACCCGACTTTTATGAAATGCAAGACGCGTACTAA
- the yvcK gene encoding gluconeogenesis factor YvcK family protein, translating into MQAERQRELMLRSRRAMSWLRPGLVVKRWLLTSGIGLVLALLGAAVWADLQPIYWMLWVIQEALGWITRVLPGAITGPLVLLLGIGLLLWGQSQSFGSIQQALAPEKDTVLVDALRAKSRLNRGPNIVAIGGGTGLSTLLSGLKRYSSHITAIVTVADDGGSSGVLRRELGVLPPGDIRNCLAALSTEEPLLTRLFQYRFSAGSGLEGHSFGNLFLSALSAITGSLETAITASSRVLAVQGQVVPATNADVRLWAELEDGTRIEGESAIGKARSPIVRMGCLPEKPPALPRALEAIAHADLILLGPGSLYTSLLPNLLVPELVTAIQRSRAPRLYICNLMTQPGETDGLDVSGHLRAIEAQLASLGVSKRLFDCVLAQEPIRESTLLSHYRKLGAEPVICDSRQLQKEGFDVMQAPLQGNRPTATLRHDPRSLALAVMRFYRRHKRDNQNA; encoded by the coding sequence ATGCAGGCGGAACGGCAGCGCGAACTGATGCTGCGCTCCCGCAGGGCGATGAGCTGGTTACGACCCGGACTGGTGGTTAAGCGATGGCTATTGACCTCAGGGATCGGATTGGTCTTAGCCCTGTTAGGAGCTGCCGTCTGGGCCGATCTGCAACCGATCTATTGGATGCTCTGGGTTATTCAAGAGGCTCTCGGCTGGATCACCAGAGTGTTGCCTGGGGCGATCACGGGTCCGCTCGTTCTGTTGCTGGGGATCGGACTGCTGCTCTGGGGGCAAAGCCAGAGTTTTGGCTCGATCCAACAGGCTCTAGCGCCGGAAAAAGACACGGTGTTAGTGGATGCACTGCGTGCCAAAAGTCGCCTCAATCGAGGGCCCAACATTGTGGCGATTGGGGGTGGGACAGGCCTATCCACGTTGCTAAGTGGACTGAAGCGCTACAGCAGCCATATCACTGCGATCGTGACCGTTGCCGATGACGGAGGCAGTAGCGGCGTGTTGCGTCGCGAACTTGGCGTGTTGCCTCCAGGCGACATCCGCAACTGTCTTGCTGCGCTCTCCACGGAAGAGCCCCTACTCACCCGTCTGTTCCAATACCGCTTCTCAGCAGGCAGCGGTCTTGAAGGCCACAGCTTTGGCAATCTCTTTCTGTCCGCCCTCAGCGCGATTACGGGAAGCCTGGAAACAGCGATCACAGCCTCCAGTCGAGTCCTCGCCGTTCAAGGCCAAGTCGTTCCTGCCACCAATGCCGACGTCCGTCTCTGGGCTGAACTCGAAGACGGCACCAGGATTGAAGGGGAATCGGCGATCGGCAAAGCACGCAGCCCGATTGTGCGGATGGGATGCCTGCCGGAGAAGCCACCGGCGCTACCCAGAGCACTGGAAGCGATTGCCCACGCCGATTTGATTTTGCTGGGGCCAGGAAGCCTGTACACCTCCCTCCTCCCGAACTTGCTGGTGCCTGAATTGGTTACGGCCATTCAACGCAGCCGCGCACCCAGGCTCTACATCTGCAACCTAATGACCCAACCAGGCGAAACGGATGGGTTGGATGTGAGTGGTCACCTTCGCGCGATCGAAGCGCAATTGGCGTCTCTCGGGGTGAGCAAACGTTTATTCGACTGCGTGCTGGCCCAAGAACCGATCAGGGAGTCGACCCTCCTCTCTCACTATCGAAAGTTGGGCGCTGAACCGGTGATCTGCGACAGCAGGCAACTACAAAAAGAGGGTTTTGACGTGATGCAAGCCCCACTGCAAGGGAATCGACCCACCGCAACGCTCCGCCATGACCCCCGCAGTCTTGCCTTAGCCGTAATGCGCTTTTACCGGCGGCATAAGCGTGACAACCAAAACGCCTGA